The following are from one region of the Chanos chanos chromosome 10, fChaCha1.1, whole genome shotgun sequence genome:
- the LOC115823527 gene encoding immunoglobulin superfamily member 3-like: protein MPSFLGLVNGLVVLDVCSGQRLVQIQEGPLYRVKGYPITISCNVSGFKGPAEQNFEFIAYKPDRPQMELKMISTADNQYAYAVFLKRVRDGDIEIKRLTGHSVLLHIKDLRSSDTAEIECATPNTDGNYFGAYSAKTKLNGNILLIEDTLKVSYSGPQTQSLTEGDDLHLECQVSSETFQHTHLSVTWLVHDDSDAEPRPIIALDRDLTVKPGVGFEDRYRSGQISMEKVGDTTYRLQMIQVQQSDRGKIYCHATEWIQDPDRSWVKIAYKDTTACSVAIKGLSKMILSLSKDSFIVDVEAQKVDVKEGETAEIRCSVKVHNIQFHYFSMAWLKNNKEVAQVGPLGVLTVAPDYKERENDGELRAVKSSDKDYVLTIRQVRAEDQGQYRCKAWQEDRSDTGTFTRRQSQQSSEKTLTITSEDVCSGQRLVQIQEGPLYRVKGYPITISCNVSGFKGPAEQNFEFIAYKPDRPQMELKMISTADNQYAYAVFLKRVRDGDIEIKRLTGHSVLLHIKDLRSSDTAEIECATPNTDGNYFGAYSAKTKLNVIEDTLKVSYSGPQTQSLTEGDDLHLECQVSSETFQHTHLSVTWLVHGDSDAEPRPIIALDRDLTVKPGVGFEDRYRSGQISMEKVGDTTYRLQMIQVQQSDRGKIYCHATEWIQDPDRSWVKIAYKDTKACSVAIKAIEVAPDQDAFIVSVDTLSGDVEEGKTVEIRCSVEAQNIESRYFSMAWLKNNKEVAQIGPLGVLTVAPDYKERENDGELRVVKSSDKDYVLTIRQVRAEDQGQYRCKAWQEDRSDTGTFTRQQSQQSSEKTLTITTKGSGLAVVMAMENIIVTEGDALKIICTASGSSQQLSVEWHHKTTSGSSSSVISLSREGVMTDLGTQYEQRGVRTFRSTPENFALEISEAALVDSGEYTCTVSEWTMESSGNMKKAGSNSKSAAVTVNSVDSLLKVDLKSRDMRVTIGNGIELICRVRGPKVPLTVRWKFKTNSSAVQRDVMSLLHTGDIFWTEDQNNYQLKTIVNPTETNFILKVISASLQDGGLYQCEVEAFLRQIQKSSKSSYPLGVTVKKPESTLSLSIQPQSQVQVSVNTEVRIECLISEMISNTSRFAVTWQKGDQMVIGMDRDGVIKLGPVANLGQKQRIFMKMLNRQTFELTIQQTSSGDNGQYQCVAEEWLQDTHGDWFSLPEKSTTVTLTVSEEASDFTMNKTGMQRSIVEGERVDLLCSLSSGGDDNTRRYSLTWYFEDTPLLRYSHDGTLEYSKENQDRRDRLRFSRPSPSSFELFIMNAMQSDSGRYYCKAEQYLFDCKDKWELKASDQSGYTYVTVQLLGSKLHLQKKNSSHNITDCKTGFTVDCNIVSRSSVKSVFDVAWLKTEGMGGAQTSKTIFHAKLDGTVYSENRTRDMVYSRPSPTQYTLSVPNVDMSDNGEYYCQVEEWLLTPANTWRKLAEDKSGVLSVNIHTEGTTDRNAEETCPAGTILGIAIPLICFLVVVIVVLLFRSFKSKSGAKKQTDSLWVNKSPLELTTEALTAGCESS, encoded by the exons ATGCCTTCCTTCCTGGGCCTGGTTAACGGACTTGTGGTCCTGG ATGTGTGCAGTGGTCAGCGTTTGGTCCAGATACAGGAAGGGCCACTATACCGGGTTAAGGGTTATCCCATCACCATCTCCTGTAACGTCAGTGGCTTTAAAGGGCCGGCAGAGCAAAACTTTGAGTTTATTGCCTATAAACCCGATCGTCCTCAGATGGAACTCAAAATGATCAGCACTGCTGACAATCAATATGCCTATGCAGTGTTCctcaagagagtgagagacggaGACATCGAGATTAAACGGCTGACAGGACACTCTGTTCTCCTACATATCAAAGATCTTCGGTCAAGTGATACTGCAGAGATCGAATGTGCTACCCCAAACACTGATGGAAATTATTTTGGAGCATACTCTGCCAAAACAAAGCTGAATGGTAATATTCTTC TAATTGAGGACACCCTGAAGGTCTCCTATTCTGGGCCCCAAACTCAGAGCTTAACTGAGGGTGATGATCTCCACCTGGAGTGCCAAGTGTCCAGTGAGACCTTCCAGCACACCCATCTGTCTGTTACCTGGCTTGTCCATGACGACAGTGACGCTGAGCCTCGGCCAATCATAGCTCTGGATCGGGACCTGACTGTGAAGCCTGGTGTTGGGTTCGAAGATCGTTACCGGTCTGGACAAATTAGCATGGAGAAGGTGGGGGACACCACCTACAGGCTCCAGATGATCCAGGTACAGCAATCAGACAGGGGAAAGATCTACTGCCACGCCACTGAATGGATCCAGGACCCTGATCGCTCTTGGGTGAAGATTGCTTACAAAGATACCACAGCCTGCAGTGTGGCGATCAAAGGATTAAGTAAGATGATTCTGTCTCTATCCAAAGA TTCCTTCATCGTTGATGTGGAAGCTCAGAAGGTGGACGTAAAGGAGGGAGAGACTGCAGAGATCCGCTGCAGTGTGAAGGTACACAACATacagtttcattatttttccATGGCCTGGCTAAAGAACAACAAGGAGGTTGCTCAGGTAGGTCCACTGGGTGTTTTGACCGTGGCTCCAGactacaaagaaagagagaatgatggtGAGCTGAGGGCGGTGAAGTCCAGTGATAAGGACTATGTTCTAACCATCCGGCAAGTTAGAGCGGAAGACCAGGGACAGTATCGCTGCAAAGCTTGGCAGGAGGACAGAAGCGACACTGGAACTTTCACAAGACGACAGAGCCAACAGTCCAGTGAAAAGACTCTGACAATCACATCAGAAG ATGTGTGCAGTGGTCAGCGTTTGGTCCAGATACAGGAAGGGCCACTATACCGGGTTAAGGGTTATCCCATCACCATCTCCTGTAACGTCAGTGGCTTTAAAGGGCCGGCAGAGCAAAACTTTGAGTTTATTGCCTATAAACCCGATCGTCCTCAGATGGAACTCAAAATGATCAGCACTGCTGACAATCAATATGCCTATGCAGTGTTCctcaagagagtgagagacggaGACATCGAGATTAAACGGCTGACAGGACACTCTGTTCTCCTACATATCAAAGATCTTCGGTCAAGTGATACTGCAGAGATCGAATGTGCTACCCCAAACACTGATGGAAATTATTTTGGAGCATACTCTGCCAAAACAAAGCTGAATG TAATTGAGGACACCCTGAAGGTCTCCTATTCTGGGCCCCAAACTCAGAGCTTAACTGAGGGTGATGATCTCCACCTGGAGTGCCAAGTGTCCAGTGAGACCTTCCAGCACACCCATCTGTCTGTTACCTGGCTTGTCCATGGCGACAGTGACGCCGAGCCCCGGCCAATCATAGCTCTGGATCGGGACCTGACTGTGAAGCCTGGTGTTGGGTTCGAAGATCGTTACCGGTCTGGACAAATTAGCATGGAGAAGGTGGGGGACACCACCTACAGGCTCCAGATGATCCAGGTACAGCAATCAGACAGGGGAAAGATCTACTGCCACGCCACTGAGTGGATCCAGGACCCTGATCGCTCTTGGGTGAAGATTGCCTACAAAGATACCAAAGCCTGCAGTGTGGCGATCAAAGCTATAG AAGTGGCTCCAGATCAGGATGCCTTTATTGTGAGTGTAGACACTCTTTCAGGAGACGTAGAAGAGGGAAAGACTGTTGAGATCCGCTGTAGTGTGGAGGCACAGAATATTGAAAGCCGTTATTTTTCCATGGCCTGGCTAAAGAACAACAAGGAGGTTGCTCAGATAGGTCCACTGGGTGTTTTGACCGTGGCTCCAGactacaaagaaagagagaatgatggtGAGCTGAGGGTGGTGAAATCCAGTGATAAGGACTATGTTCTAACCATCCGGCAAGTTAGAGCTGAAGACCAGGGTCAGTATCGCTGCAAAGCTTGGCAGGAGGACAGAAGTGACACTGGAACTTTCACAAGACAACAGAGCCAACAGTCCAGTGAAAAGACTCTGACAATCACGACAAAAG GGAGTGGTCtggctgttgtcatggcaatggAAAATATTATCGTGACAGAGGGAGATGCGCTGAAGATCATCTGCACAGCGTCTGGATCCAGTCAACAGTTATCCGTGGAATGGCACCATAAAACAACCTCAGGGAGTAGCAGCAGTGTCATTAGCCTgagcagagagggagtgatGACAGACCTTGGAACTCAGTATGAGCAGAGGGGTGTTCGGACTTTCAGGTCCACACCAGAAAACTTCGCCCTAGAGATCAGCGAAGCTGCTTTGGTAGACAGCGGTGAATATACATGCACTGTGTCTGAATGGACTATGGAGAGCAgtggaaacatgaaaaaagctGGAAGCAATTCAAAGAGTGCAGCTGTCACTGTTAATTCTGTGG attCTCTTCTGAAAGTAGACTTGAAGAGTCGTGATATGAGGGTGACAATAGGTAATGGTATTGAGTTGATCTGCAGAGTGAGGGGACCAAAAGTTCCCCTGACCGTAAGGTGGAAGTTTAAGACAAACAGCTCAGCTGTTCAAAGAGATGTTATGTCTTTGCTTCACACTGGAGACATTTTCTGGACAGAAGACCAGAACAACTATCAGCTCAAGACTATAGTAAATCCAACTGAGACCAATTTCATTCTCAAGGTGATTAGTGCCAGTCTCCAGGACGGTGGACTTTACCAGTGTGAAGTTGAGGCATTTCTGAGGCAAATTCAGAAATCAAGTAAAAGCTCTTACCCATTGGGAGTGACTGTTAAAAAGCCAG aaagcacactgtctctctctatccagCCCCAGTCTCAGGTCCAGGTCAGCGTTAACACTGAAGTGAGGATTGAATGTTTAATTAGTGAGATGATCAGCAATACCTCCCGCTTTGCCGTGACATGGCAGAAGGGTGACCAAATGGTGATAGGCATGGATCGTGATGGCGTGATCAAGCTTGGCCCAGTGGCTAATCTGGGGCAAAAGCAGAGGATATTTATGAAAATGCTAAATAGACAGACTTTTGAACTGACCATTCAGCAGACCAGTAGTGGAGACAATGGGCAGTACCAGTGTGTGGCTGAAGAATGGCTACAGGATACACATGGCGACTGGTTTTCACTTCCAGAAAAGTCCACGACGGTGACACTCACTGTCAGCGAAGAAG CGAGTGACTTCACAATGAACAAAACTGGCATGCAGCGTAGCATTGTGGAGGGAGAGCGTGTGGATTTGCTTTGCTCTCTCAGTTCTGGTGGAGATGACAACACTCGGAGGTACAGTCTTACTTGGTATTTTGAAGATACACCACTCCTGAGGTACAGTCATGATGGTACTCTGGAGTACAGCAAGGAAAACCAGGATCGTCGGGACAGACTCCGCTTCTCCAGACCTAGTCCCAGTTCCTTCGAACTGTTCATCATGAATGCTATGCAGTCCGACAGCGGTCGTTACTACTGCAAGGCTGAGCAATACCTGTTTGACTGCAAGGACAAGTGGGAACTGAAGGCAAGCGACCAATCTGGCTACACATACGTTACAGTCCAGCTCTTAG GAAGCAAACTGCACCTACAGAAAAAGAACTCCAGCCACAATATAACAGATTGCAagactggttttacagttgattgTAATATCGTCTCACGGTCCAGTGTTAAATCTGTGTTTGACGTCGCATGGCTGAAGACTGAGGGAATGGGCGGAGCTCAAACATCCAAAACTATCTTTCATGCCAAATTGGATGGCACCGTGTACAGTGAGAATAGAACCCGTGATATGGTGTATAGTCGACCAAGTCCCACCCAGTATACCCTCTCTGTGCCCAATGTTGACATGTCTGACAACGGAGAGTACTACTGTCAAGTAGAGGAGTGGCTACTCACACCTGCAAACACATGGAGGAAATTGGCTGAGGACAAATCTGGAGTGCTGTCagtcaacatacacacagaag gTACTACGGACAGGAATGCTGAAGAAACCTGCCCAGCTGGAACGATTCTGGGCATAGCCATTCCTCTGATTTGTTTCCTGGTTGTGGTTATCGTTGTACTGCTGTTTCGATCTTTCAAAAGTAAATCTGgagcaaaaaaacagacagattctcTCTGGGTTAACAAAAGCCCGCTGGAGCTCACGACTGAGGCTTTGACTGCAGGATGTGAAAGTTCATAA